A region of Microcoleus sp. bin38.metabat.b11b12b14.051 DNA encodes the following proteins:
- a CDS encoding site-specific integrase, with product MRFTVESRRFSFHPLPGGRWDSKRDRQIVGAIASKIQNDLVAGSFDPTLKRYCHSLSSSPVGQASPSRQFYWLDIWDGWVATLNLKASTKADHYQCVRRMIEKAGNPRIEDTDWFDFVILAASTFNRRLSMLRSAATWAVTSSKIAVNPLVKFDSREATLDEEEKAESKKNPLNADESQRVILFFRQYHPTYSCFVEFLLYTGIRTGEAVGIRWQDIDLEQRLISIRQTIGRERGGYTKIRKKPKTLQSARSLKMSDRVFELLTKIEFRKSEKSDLIFTSPRGCIIDHGNFRKVWKDSLENLGISYRKPYATRHTLLSQALEAGMTIPQVAAIAGHKDGRMILQHYGRVINQPQLPE from the coding sequence TTGCGTTTTACTGTCGAAAGTCGCCGTTTTTCTTTTCACCCTTTGCCTGGGGGTCGGTGGGACAGTAAGCGCGATCGGCAAATTGTTGGCGCGATCGCCTCAAAGATTCAAAATGACTTGGTAGCAGGAAGCTTTGATCCAACGTTAAAACGATATTGCCATAGCTTATCGTCTAGTCCAGTCGGTCAAGCTTCTCCCAGTCGGCAATTTTATTGGCTTGATATTTGGGATGGTTGGGTTGCCACGTTAAACCTGAAGGCCTCTACCAAAGCTGACCATTATCAGTGCGTGCGCCGAATGATTGAAAAAGCTGGCAATCCACGAATAGAAGATACCGACTGGTTTGATTTTGTGATTTTAGCTGCTTCGACTTTTAACCGGCGGTTATCTATGCTGCGTTCTGCCGCTACATGGGCCGTGACGAGTAGCAAGATTGCTGTCAACCCGCTGGTGAAATTCGATTCCAGAGAAGCGACTTTGGACGAAGAAGAGAAGGCGGAATCAAAAAAGAACCCGCTAAATGCCGACGAGTCGCAGCGGGTGATTTTATTTTTTCGGCAGTATCACCCGACTTACTCCTGTTTTGTAGAGTTTCTGTTATACACGGGGATTCGGACAGGAGAGGCTGTGGGTATTCGCTGGCAAGATATTGACCTTGAACAGCGCTTAATTTCCATAAGGCAAACTATCGGCCGCGAGCGCGGCGGTTATACAAAAATTAGAAAAAAGCCAAAAACTTTACAGTCTGCCCGATCGCTAAAAATGAGCGATCGCGTTTTTGAACTTTTAACAAAAATTGAATTTAGAAAGTCTGAAAAATCAGACTTAATTTTCACCTCTCCCCGTGGGTGCATTATTGACCACGGCAATTTTAGGAAAGTTTGGAAAGACTCCTTGGAAAACCTAGGAATTTCTTATCGAAAGCCTTACGCTACAAGGCACACTTTGCTGTCTCAAGCGTTGGAGGCTGGAATGACAATTCCCCAAGTTGCAGCAATTGCCGGTCACAAAGATGGCCGCATGATTCTCCAGCATTACGGGCGCGTTATTAATCAACCTCAGTTACCTGAGTAA
- a CDS encoding tail fiber protein — translation MEPARSTGNFSRRITSADGNSIIAILDLLQVNAKYQVFKQSHLVEIQALLEDLKVTVNLPSLVPPPFPNINALMSESDKQAEIMKIRDQGQKISLGLYIAKGNGPWQYESEVVLQNYGGAEHHVPILTPFLSSNETLLMGEDFKLGVKVEPKWQQPLKASDFLLVKGTYRQIVSFSELLITNKLSGAEDEMRIIGEIIAYSSINTPNKWLPCDGSSRPIAAYPELYEALGATWGPLTNGNANFQLPDLRGRTLIGSGTGAGLAARAIGQSLGAESHTLTEAQIPSHNHAQAAHNHAQDAHNHLQNPHSHQYNWFAAPNAVNGLSVAAGNLSAQANIATSVAATATNQATTATNQSATATNQATGGGVAHNNMQPSAVINYIIFAG, via the coding sequence ATGGAACCAGCACGATCGACTGGGAATTTTAGTCGGCGGATAACTTCGGCCGATGGAAATAGCATAATAGCTATCCTTGATTTGTTACAGGTAAACGCTAAATATCAAGTCTTCAAGCAATCACACTTAGTAGAGATACAGGCTTTGCTGGAAGACTTGAAAGTGACAGTAAATTTACCTAGCTTGGTGCCCCCGCCTTTTCCGAACATAAATGCTCTGATGTCTGAATCCGACAAGCAAGCGGAAATAATGAAGATTCGCGACCAAGGGCAAAAAATTAGCCTAGGGCTTTACATTGCCAAAGGAAACGGGCCTTGGCAGTATGAGTCTGAAGTTGTTTTGCAAAATTATGGGGGAGCGGAACATCATGTTCCGATCCTTACCCCATTCCTCTCGTCTAACGAAACTTTGCTGATGGGCGAGGATTTTAAATTGGGAGTGAAGGTCGAGCCAAAATGGCAGCAACCTTTAAAAGCTTCTGACTTTTTGCTGGTCAAAGGAACTTACAGGCAAATTGTCAGTTTCAGTGAATTACTTATTACAAATAAGCTTTCTGGAGCCGAAGACGAGATGAGGATTATCGGGGAAATTATTGCATACAGTAGTATTAATACGCCCAATAAATGGTTGCCGTGCGACGGGTCATCTAGACCGATCGCAGCTTATCCAGAATTGTATGAAGCTCTCGGCGCAACTTGGGGGCCGCTGACTAATGGTAACGCAAACTTCCAATTACCAGATTTGCGGGGGAGGACGCTGATTGGATCTGGTACGGGGGCGGGATTGGCTGCTAGGGCGATCGGGCAAAGTTTGGGGGCAGAATCTCATACCCTAACCGAAGCTCAAATCCCTAGTCACAACCACGCTCAAGCGGCGCACAACCACGCTCAAGACGCGCATAACCATTTGCAAAATCCTCATTCTCACCAGTACAACTGGTTCGCGGCCCCAAACGCTGTAAATGGGTTGTCCGTTGCTGCTGGAAATTTGAGTGCACAAGCTAATATTGCAACCTCTGTCGCGGCGACTGCAACTAATCAAGCGACAACGGCAACCAATCAATCGGCGACAGCAACTAACCAGGCTACTGGTGGAGGTGTGGCACACAACAATATGCAGCCATCGGCAGTGATTAACTATATTATTTTCGCCGGATAA